The following proteins are encoded in a genomic region of Sparus aurata chromosome 11, fSpaAur1.1, whole genome shotgun sequence:
- the mknk2b gene encoding MAP kinase-interacting serine/threonine-protein kinase 2b: MVQNKITEVTGFHRSFKGQNPFESDDFTKNGSHLIDSSFNFDSSPRHDMPSSQPIDIPDSKKRNKKKKRCRATDSFSGRFEDVYRLQEEVLGEGAYARVQTCINLITNKEYAVKIIEKRPGHSRSRVFREVEMLYQCQGHSNILELVEFFEEEDKFYLVFEKLRGGSILAQIHKRRHFSEQEASVVVQDIASALDFLHNKGMAHRDLKPENILCERADKISPVKICDFDLGSGIKLNSDSSPISTPELLTPCGSAEYMAPEVVEAFSEEATIYDKRCDLWSLGVILYIMLSGYPPFVGRCGGGCGWELGEPCHTCQNTLFESIQEGKYEFPEKDWAHISSSAKDLISKLLVRDAKNRLSASQVLQHPWVQGGAYDTLPTSILHQRSSNTRDLTFFADKAMAVNRQLAEQDGMEDQQQQEVPFVVTTTGSSMRLFPPSNSKLARRRQRGSQPTGGPVSAAELRQLLAPLVIVGDCA; this comes from the exons ACATGCCTTCCAGCCAGCCTATTGACATTCCCGATTccaagaagagaaacaaaaagaagaagcgTTGCCGGGCAACTGACAGTTTCTCTGGACGATTTGAGG ATGTCTACAGACTGCAGGAAGAGGTACTAGGAGAGGGCGCTTATGCCAGAGTGCAAACATGCATCAACCTCATCACCAACAAAGAATATGCTGTTAAG ATAATCGAGAAAAGGCCAGGTCACAGCCGCAGCAGAGTCTTCCGTGAGGTTGAGATGCTCTATCAGTGCCAGGGCCACAG TAACATCCTAGAGCTGGTGGAGTTCTTTGAAGAGGAAGACAAGTTCTACCTGGTGTTTGAAAAGCTTAGAGGAG GGTCAATCTTGGCACAAATTCACAAGAGACGCCACTTCAGTGAGCAGGAAGCCAGTGTTGTCGTGCAGGACATCGCCAGCGCTCTAGATTTTCTGCATAACAAGG GAATGGCACATAGAGACCTGAAGCCTGAAAACATTCTCTGTGAGCGTGCTGACAAG ATTTCCCCGGTCAAGATCTGTGACTTTGACTTGGGCAGCGGGATCaagttgaacagcgacagctcaCCCATCTCCACCCCTGAGCTCCTCACCCCT TGTGGCTCAGCAGAGTACATGGCACCTGAGGTGGTTGAGGCCTTCAGTGAGGAGGCCACAATTTATGACAAGCGCTGTGACCTGTGGAGCCTTGGAGTCATCCTGTACATCATGCTGAGCGGCTACCCACCGTTCGTAGGCCGCTGTGGTGGTGGCTGTGGCTGGGAATTGGGGGAACCCTGTCACACCTGCCAG AACACTTTGTTTGAGAGTATCCAGGAAGGAAAATACGAGTTTCCAGAGAAAGACTGGGCTCACATCTCCTCAAGTGCCAAAGACCTTATATCCAAACTTCTCGTTAGGGACGCCAAAAACCGCCTGAGTGCCAGCCAGGTGCTGCAGCACCCCTGGGTGCAGGGG gGTGCATACGATACTCTGCCGACCTCCATCCTGCATCAAAG ATCCAGCAATACCAGAGATCTGACATTCTTTGCTGACAAGGCCATGGCTGTGAACAGACAGCTGGCTGAACAGGATGGCATGGaagaccagcagcagcaggaagtcCCATTTGTTGTTACCACTACTGGCTCTTCAATGAGACTCTTTCCTCCTTCCAACTCCAAGCTTGCCAGGCGCAGGCAGCGAGGCAGCCAGCCCACAGGAGGGCCTGTCTCTGCTGCAGAGCTTCGTCAGCTCTTGGCCCCTCTCGTTATTGTGGGAGACTGTGCCTGA